The Diceros bicornis minor isolate mBicDic1 chromosome 37, mDicBic1.mat.cur, whole genome shotgun sequence genome segment CTGGGCTGGGGTCTCTGAGTGAAGGGCTGAGAGTAGGAGCGTTGTCCTGGTGCCATGAGGGCACCCTGGAGCTCCCTGTGCAGAGCTGTGATTCAGGAGGCCTGAGGGGCAGGGGATGGGCTAACAATGACAGCTGGTGTTCCCTGAGCTCGTTCCCAGGGCCAGGCGAGGTTTAACCCACACTCTCTCACTTTGTCATCACGACATTTAACagttgagaaaacagaggcacagagaggttaggctacttgcccaaggtcacctagccagtaagtggcagagccagggtttgaacccaggcactctggctccagagcccatgatGTTAATCAGGGCATCACGGCACTGTGGACAGTGGCGCAGAGGCCACAGTGGGATACTCTGGGCGCAGGGCCAGAGGTGGCAGCTAAGTCCGGGCTCCCCCAGGTGGCGAGAAGACATCAATGGCCATCTCAGTGCTCCTGGCCCAGTCCGTCTTCCTGCTGCTCATCTCCAAGCGGCTGCCGGCCACGTCCATGGCCATCCCCCTCATTGGCAAGTGAGTGACGCCCCACACGTCCCGCCATGCCCCGCCACGCCCCGCCCGGGGGCTCCAGGCTGAGTGTGTGCCCGCAGGTTCCTGCTCTTTGGCATGGTGCTGGTGACCATGGCCGTGGTGATGTGTGTCATCGTGCTCAACATCCACTTCCGTACACCCAGCACACACGTGCTGTCTGAGGGCGTCAAGAAGGTGAGCGATCTCAgcagccaaaagctggaaactgTCCATGCGTTCCTCTGCAGTCTACTCACACAGGGCCGTACTGTATGACTCCTGCTGCTCCGCACACCCGCATAGACGGCTCCCCCAGGCGTGAGGTTACAGGAGGAAGCCAGACCCAGAAGAGCACAGACTGGCCATTTCCTTCCTATGACATTCAAGGACGGGCAAAGCGGATTGTTAGTGCTAGAAGTCAGGATGGTGGTTACCTCCAGGGGAGGGTAGGAACTGATGGGGGGAGGCACGAGGGAACCTTTTTGGGATAATGTTCCATATCTTATCTGGGAGGTGTTTACACAGTTGAAGGCATCTGTAAAACTTCGTCTAGCTGTACGCTGAAGACTTGCTCATCCTACTGTATGTTTGTTACACCTCCATTAAAAAGGTGAGGACTGTGGGGCCAGGGTGCCCAGGAGGGGGCTGTCCTTGCCTCTCGGCCACTGCAGGGCCACCTGGCTCTGGGACAGCTAAGGGTGGCTTAATGACTTTTTTGGTCTTTAACCATTTGAAAAAGAGAGCTCAGCATTTGGGgcatttttctcacttttttgtttttttatatatagtttgttttcaacaaatgagtTCTGTTCTGTGCTGTGAGTAATGAGGGagagttggaagcaacctaagtgtccatcagtaggGGATGGGGAGAATAATGACAGGGTCAGACTGGGGAACATTTTGTGGCAGCCAGGAATGGAGTCATGATGTTTGGAGGTGTGAAGGTGACCCACGGTTGTAAAATGGCCTTCCTGTTTCCCCTGACCCGCTGCAGCTCTTCCTGGAGACCCTGCCCGAGCTCCTGCACATGTCCCGCCCAGCGGAGGACGGGCCCAGCCCCGGGGCGCTGGTCCGGAGGAGCAGCTCCCTGGGCTACATCTCCAAGGCCGAGGAGTACTTCTCGCTCAAGTCCCGAAGTGACCTTATGTTCGAGAAGCAGTCAGAGCGACACGGGCTGGCCCGGCGCCTCACCACTGCACGTGGGTCTCTGGTGGCTTGCGGTTTGGCCCAGCCATGGGAGGTGCGGGGGGCACGCCTCATGTCCACCTCTGGCCTGGTGtccacaggccggcccccagcAGGCTCTGAGCAGGCCCAGCAGGAGCTCTTCAGTGAGCTGAAGCCAGCTGTGGATGGGGCCAACTTCATTGTCAACCACATGAGGGACCAGAACAATTACAATGAGGTGAGTAGCCACAGGGTTGTCATGTAGAGATGTTCAAGTAGTACACTGATCAAGCATATCCTATCTTAAGGCAGCACAGTTACCCTCAGAGACACATACCAACTTAGAGGAGTTCACGGTGCGTGCAGATTTCAGGCCCCCCAGGGAGTGAGAGGCCCAGCCTAGAACCCCACAGCAGAACACTGGGCCAGGCACACAGTCAGGCTCACAGCTCCACCCTGTCTGGGTCGcactctgggcatcccttagggTCCCTTCTTCCTCCCAGCTGCCAATAATTTTCTTTCCCTGCTCAACTCCAAACCTTATTTGGACACAGCCAGACGTTTAAAAGGCAGCCCTATATGACTGTTCAATATtacacaactttttaaaattctctcttgagAAAGGGGTGAACTTTTTCCCATTCACACATTCACATAGCCATGCTGAGTGGCCGGGAGGGgtgaagagggaggagaggggccgCTCTACCTTCCTCCACCCCCTGAGAGACTCCTGGCGCCCTGGCTCCTCTGCAGCCCCCAGAGCCCtgcagtggggtggggagggaggcagtggctctgctCTTGGTCTCCAGGACAGACAGAATGACCAGCCCTGCCTGTGGCCAGAGGGGGCTGGGGCttggggcctgggctggggacACGCCAGCACATCCCATCTCCTGCAAGCCCAAGGTGAGCCACACAGATACGTGAGGCCATGCCTCTGTCACTGGGCCCCAGCTTGGGGTGCAGGTGTGCGTTGTGAGGGCCCTGCTCACCCCAcactctctgccccctcccccaggagaAGGACTGCTGGAACCGTGTGGCGCGCACAGTGGACCGACTCTGCCTGTTTGTGGTGACGCCCATCATGGTGGTGGGCACGGCCTGGATCTTCCTGCAGGGCGCCTACAACCAGCCTCCACCCCAGCCTTTCCCCGGGGACCCCTTCTCCTACAAGGAACAGGACAAGCGCTTCATCTGAGTGGGCCTGCCTGGCCCGGCCTGACCCAGTGCCCAGGGCAGCACTGAGTGGGGCCCTTGGCCTGAAAGGGATGGGCCTGCGGGGTGAGGGGGAGCCATGTGGACAGGGGTGTCTAAGAGAAGAGAGGCTCCATGGGGAGGCCAGCTCCTGGCCCAGAGACTCGAGCCCAGTTGGTCCTGCAAGGCTGCGGCGGAGATGAGCCGGGCTCTCCTGAGaccaagggagggagggaaaagccCCACTCAGCAGTGGTCCCTTTGCAAATAAAGACAGAGCCACCCAAGGAGGCCTGAGAGTGCACACccgctgggggtggggcaggacaATTTGGGGGGAGGCCGGGGGCTGCCCCTCAGGCCGGCCTTTTGGGACCCTCTGTGAGGGATCCGGAAGAGAGGCTTCTTCTTGCCTCACCCTCCCCCAGGTGGGGGTAGGGCAGGTGGCATCCTGTGCCTTCACTTCCCAGCTCCTCCAGTCACCCTCTCCCTGCCAGCCCTCAGCCTCAGGCTTCTGAGGCCCCACCTGGAGCTGAAGTTGGGGGCGCCTCTCTCTCCAGGCCCCTTAGGGAAGTAGGTTTTGGGCAGGGACGGGAGCACCAGGGTAGCAGGATGGCCTTCCCCAGCCCTTTCTGCCTTGGTGGCTCTCTCTGGGTCCCTCTGGGAGGCTGAGGACTGGAGTGGAAGGGTTGGGCTCAGCATCTGCAGAGGCCAGAGCCCATCAACCTCAGGTCACACGCACCATCCTCGGTCCCCAGAACTCAGCCCTCCCCCCAGGAGTGTCCCCTCTTGGGCACCTATCCCTCCTCCCCAAAGCAGGGTTGCCAGGCAagatttgggacatacttatactaaaaacttATTCATTAttcatctgaaattcagatttcactgggcatcttgtatttttatttgctaaatttggcaCCTCTACCCCAAAGGGACCCCCCACCAATCCTATCCCAAGGGCCAAAGGCAGAGGCTGCAGGAACTGGGaggtgtggttctgtgtggtagcCCACCTCCAAGACAGCCCCAGCGATCTCCACCTCCTGGTCTTCATATCCTTGTGTAGTGCCCTCCTACACTGCACCAGGACTGGTCTGTGTGACCAAGAGAACGAGGCAGAAATGATAGTATGTCACTTCCGAGATCAGGTTATAAAAGACGTTaccccttgtctctctctctctctttcccttgcaCTTGCTCCCTCATTGTCACTCTCAATTGGATCTCTCacttgggggaagccagctggcaTGAtgagcagccctatggagagCCCACATGGCCAGGAacagaggcctcctgccaacagccacgtGAGTGAACTTAGAAGtgaatcctccagccccagcagaGCCTTCGGATGAGATCACAGCCCCATGAAAGTCCCTGAGCCAGAACtgcccagctaagctgctcctagATTCCTGACCcccagaaactgtgtgagataataaacatttgctgttttaaaaggcaaagttttggggtagtttgttacactagcagtgtgaccttgggtgagccacTCTTCATCTtttaacttcagttttctcatctgcaaaatgtgtGTATAATAAGTCCCGCTCGTGGGGTGTTGTGAAAATCAAATCTCTTAGTAGGTGTAAAAGTTACATGTGTCCTGCAAATTTAAGGGGTGGTTGTTTAACTCCTTCCTCATTTGTGGGCCTGAATCACAGAGGATGGGCCTGTGGGGCCCTCACTGGGGTCTCCTGCATCCATGCCTGGTGACTGAGGGAGGATTAGGCAGACGCAGAGGGCCCGATTATTCACCTCCTGATGTACAGGCTTCAGGTCTTCACAGCTCAACCCATTTCCCCTCGAGAGAATCGGGGACCTCGTGAGCCTAGGTATACAGAAGGGGAGATTTTTAGTCTTTCAAtggaacagagggaaaaaaaccatTTAAAACCAAAACTGACCCTAGATAACTGCCTTCCAATATGAACCGTCCACAAATTCAAGGTacaaatctttaattttttccccctgaatAGAAAAACTACCTCAGACTTAGACCCATCAGATGAGCAGGAAGTCCGGGCCTTCCCTGGAATCATCCACTAAGGCGGGGAGGGTCCCTGTCTCACACACAGACAGGGCCTGAATCAGATCCCTCGGCCACCGTCGTTGCTTCTCTCTGCCACACTGTGGCGCTGTTGGCAGCAGGTCTTACACAGTCCAACCCCCACCCCTCTGCCCACCCAGGTGAATCCTCAGTTGGGTCAGGCCATGCTCAGGTGGCTGTGAACCTTCCAGAGAAGACAACCCCAAAATGCCACACCCGACCAAGGCCGCCTCTGTTCAGGTTCTCAGGGTCACAGCCAGTCCCCCAACAGCACCCACTCCCCCAGCGCTCCAGCCCCAGGGTGCTGGGGACGGTCCACTCTCTGGGTGACATGGAACTctatctcctctcctccccaggtCACACCCACAAGGACCAGCTTCCTGTGAAGCCAAAGGGTGTCCCTACATACTCTCTCCAGGCCAGCAGGGCTATCCACCCTCTTTCAAAGGACAATGAATCTGTTAGGAATGCCCTGGACTGCAAGGAGCGGAAAACCCAGAACCGTGGTTTAAACAAataagtttttctctttttcacgtAAGAATGGCGAGGTGGGTTCCCACATTGGCTCAGCTGTCCCACAAAGCTGAGCCCTCCCTCCTTGGTGCGTTGTCTTTGTCCTCATGCTTGTTGCCCCAGGTTGCAAGCTGACTGCCACAGCTCCATACTTCACATCTAtgttgaaggaagaaaagaggccaGCCATTTCTGATCCCTTTTATCAGGAAGCAAAAGCTTTCCCTGAAGCCTCTCAGCCGACTTCTGCAGACATCCCATTGGTCAAGATATTATCACATGGCCTCGCCTGTCTGCAGGGgagccagccttggtggtctactggttaagattcggcaTGCTCACTGCCGCAGCCAGGGTTCctgtcccagtcagggaaccacaccacccgtctgtcagttgtcatactgtggtgactGCGCGTTGCTGTGATGCTACAAGATATGCCACcaagatttcaaataccagcaaggtcactCGTGGTGGACAAATTGCAGTAGAGCTTCCAGACTCAGATAgaataggaagaaggacctggccacccacttttgaaaaaattggccatgaaaaccctgtgaatagcagcacaGCATTGATTGAtacagcaccggaaggtgagcggatggtgcaaaaagacccggcagggttccactctgatgtccacagggtcaccaggagtcggaatcaactccACGGAAGATTTCCTCTTAATGCGTCCCATACTTCCCCCCAATCCCTCCAGGGTGGAAACCACCACTCCTCTAAGATGACGCACCCTCCTGAGAACACCGTGAAGAGTTCTCAGCCTCTCTCccagagcagagagaagagaatagGAGTTTAAATCTTCATATATAAGGGAGGTGGCATAATTCAAACCAGATGGAAGTCAGTCTCCATaatcttccttttccctcccaGACACTtgtgggagaagggaaaggaaagtcAGAAATGTTGGAGCATCAGCTGGACCACCTATGCCTGGGGCAGTGCTGGGGATGTGGGGGGATAGGTGGTCCATATTTAGCAGAAGCCAGCAATGATCTTGGGCAAAGTGTGGTCTTGGAGGGGTGTAGAGAAGGGGAGACATATTGCTCTGCAAAACAGGTGAGGGAACTGAGTCGGGGGGGGCACCAGAGGGCAAAGTGGGGAGAAGGAGCTGTTGGTTTTGTAAACTCCAAAGCAAGTGGGCTACACACCCAGATGCACTGGGAGAGTTAAGCTGGGGCGGGAGTGCAATGAAGGAAAACTGAGCGTGGGCCCAGAGCAGGACCGAATGCAAGGACAGCGGACCAGCCACCCACAGTGCAACAGTGAAAGTAGATGACCAGGAAGGCAGCTGCCACCActaccactccccacccccacccagtccCACAGGAGGAACCTGTGGCCCTGCTGCAGGACAGCTAGCGTCCGAGCCAGCCTCTCCTGGACCTCCAAGGACAGGGCCGTCGGCTGACTTCCGGTTTACTGACACACAATGAAATGCCACAGACATCATTTGCGGGCAGAGACATGTCCTCAAACAGTGCTTTCCTTCCAGCCCTCGGAGGCCTCCACCACCCTGCCCCCAGGATGCCAGAGGGTGGGTGGCATGGATGGCAACCTGCGGTTTCTGTCTTGCTCACATACTGGGACATGCTGACCTGTCTGCTTGGAACAGATGGTCAGAAGACAGGTGGCCTGAGCCTGCGGCCATGGCCAGCAGCAGGGCCCTAGGCTCCTAGATCAGCCTCAGCCCCACCCTTCCCCTGACCACAAACCACAGAGTGGATGGAGCTTGTTTTCCGGCCCTTCTGGGTCCCCTCATCCGACTCTCCGGGGGCCACAATCTCGATCCTGTCCCCACAGGACTGAGTTCCCATGAGCAGCTCAGACTTATCCCTGGGTCCCCCTGGCCTAGTGCTGTGCCTGCCACATACTGGGGACTCCATAAGTCTGTGGATGACTTAACACTGAGGGCCCACTGAGGAGCCCCTATTCAGGTGCTATTCTATTTACAAGATCCCCGAGTTCCCGAACTTTCTCAGCCTTCTTTCCTTCAAAGCTTACCAGGCCTATGACCCATGCCTCAGAGACTGGGAGGACCCTGTCTGACACCCTAATTTGCATTCAGGTGTCAAAGCCCAAGGGACATAAGGCATCTTTCTATAGGCATTTTACTCTCCAGTGTCTTGGCCCAGTGGAGTAACCCATGAAGATGTCAGGCTGGTGGGAGAGGTTTGGGGTCCTCACCCATGGCGCAGAGGAACTCAGGTACAAACCATGCTAACCCAACAGCCTTCTCACCTTCCCAGCCCTGACCCACtggagggagcaggaggaggaagccATCCTCACACTGCCCTCTCCCCCACACCCATCTGTCCCTGGCTGCATCCTCAGCCCCCTAGCTGGAACACAGATGGAGGGCTGGGACGACTGAGTCTGAGAGCAGGGATGGTGGCCGGACCGTCTCTGTTGGGGCCCCTCTGACGCCTCCCCAGCCCAGGTAACCTGAGCCCAGCATTGTGTCCACCCTGGAACAGCTGACAGTGCTGTGGTCAGACAGCTGGTGGGGCTGGGCCGGCCTGGCGGGGCTGGCCGGGGTGGGAGCGTGAGCTGTTACATGAGACCCGGAGCCTGCATCTCTCGACCCAGACCCGGGGAGCCGCAGTCCACTCGTCACCACCTGCAGCCGTGGCACCATGCACAGGGGCCAGGGGCCGCTGCTCCTTCTGCCGCTGCTGGCTGTCTGTTTGGGTGTGGACAGACGGGTCGGGGCCTGGGGAGCAGGGGTCCAAGGCCTCAGGGGATGGAGGGTCTGGAGGGCTACTGGAGCCTGTCCCCCAACTCCAGCTCCCTGCCTCTCCATGTCACGCCCTTCCGTGGCCTCCCCCTTTCTGCCCCAAAGCCCCTGGACTCAGGCTCATCGCTGTCTGTTGCAGGAGCTGAGGGCCGGAACCAGGAGGAGCGGCTGCTCGAGGACTTAATGCACAACTACAACCCCCACCTGAGGCCCGCTGAGCGCGATTCGGATGTGGTCAACGTCAGCCTGAAGCTCACCCTCACCAACCTCATCTCCCTGGtgagctgcaggcctggagaacaGCGGGGGAGGACCTGCTGGGGAGGAAGGGGCTGGCTCCAGCAGCCACGGCAGAGGAAGGCCCCACAGGGGAGAGGCTGGGGAGCTGGGAAACTCCCAGGGGACTACCCAGGAGGCTGGGGTCCTGTAGGACCCAATGGTGGCCTGTAGAGACTAACATCTGGGGAAGGCAGGCGATGTGGGCTTAGCCCTCTGTTCTGCACCCCCAGAATGAGCGAGAGGAGGCCCTCACCACCAATGTCTGGATAGAGATGGTAAGAGGCCACTGTGCCACCCTCTTACCCTCTATCAGGTCCCCCACCCTGAGGCACCAAGGCCCTTAGAGCTGCCTGTTCCCCTCGCTCGTCCCTGCCTTTCTGTGCCCCTGGGCTGGGCTCCTGTTCCTGGGGGTGTGGTGCAGTAAAGAGAGGGGCCTGGCCACCCCTCTCCCCCTGCAGCAGTGGTGTGACTACCGCCTGCGCTGGGACCCACAAGACTACGAAGGCCTGTGGGTGCTGAGGGTGCCGTCCACCATGGTGTGGCAGCCGGACATCGTGCTGGAGAACAAGTGAGGAGGGGcgcaggcaggggtggggggacaaAAGGACACAAGGGCAGGGCCCAGCAGGACAAGGGGGCTCTGAGAAGAGATGGGTGAACAGAGGGTGCAACCTGGGCGGCCTGGGGAGCACTGGGCGGAGGAGGTgctgagggtgggcccagggtCCTGATTCTAGACCTGGCTCCATTACTTCCgggctgggctgcctgggtggGCAGCACCCTCCCTCTTACATGGGGATGAGGACAGTGCCTATAGAAGCCATCAGCAGTCAACAGGACAGGCTGGAAAAGTGCGGCGCTCCGGCTCTGGCCCTGTGCAAGAGCTTAACAGATGCTGGTCACTCTTATGAGCGTCACTGAAGAGTTGGGGAAGGCAGCAGAGATTAGGAAGCGGCCAAGGTAGCCTGGCGGGCTGGGCGTGGCAGGAAGGCTGCTGAGGGAGGCAGTGGTTCCTGTGGCCAGTGGGGACCAGGCAGGGGTGTGGCAGGCTGGGCAAGGTTGGCGTCCCCAGGCCCCATCCACTCGGGGTGGTCTGGGGTGCAGGTCTCCGCCGAGCAGGGGCTGTCGGGGGTGTGAGCCCCTAGCCCCGTGGCCTGGCCTGTGCGCAGCGTGGACGGCGTGTTCGAGGTGGCCCTCTACTGCAACGTGCTCGTGTCTCCTGACGGCTGCGTCTACTGGCTGCCGCCCGCCATCTTCCGCTCCTCCTGCCCCGTCTCCGTCACCTACTTCCCCTTCGACTGGCAGAACTGCTCCCTCGTCTTCCAGTGAGGCCATTTATTGGGCGAGGGGGGGGGCCTTTGGGGAGCTTTCCTGGCTGGGTGTAGGACACGAGGCTTCTGgccagggccctggctccctctcTCTGGGGCCTCTGTGCCCGTCTTCAACCCAGACACCTGAAGAAGCCTACGTCCCTCCCTGCTAAGCCCAGTCCCCTCACTCATCCTCCTtcactgcctcagtttccctatctgtgcCCCAAGGGGAGAAATTAATGTCCAGGGTGGGTGGGCGAGAAGGCATACATATACCCACGAcatacatgcacgcacacacgaGTGCTACCACGCACGAGACCTCTACACCCTACGACCCCCATGGAGAGGTGGggctgtctcagtttcctcatctataaatggcAGAAAGGAGGTCTGGGTGATGGTTTTCCCATATTTTTGAGGAGCAGTCTTTTTACAAGGAAGCCTTGCAGGGAGACCCTCCCCATAAACAGACCCCAGAGGTACAGACTGTTCTGTTCTAACCATTGGGCCTTCCTACCCTGGAGGCAGTGAGAGGAAGGAACTCAGTGGCCCTGGGCACTTGACACTAGGCGGCTACACTGAGCCACAGGCTCTTGGCCCTTCAACTCAAACTTCTCTGGACCCCAAAGAGCCCGAGTTCCTCCCTCGCATCACACTGCCAGGGTTTTGTGGAGAACTCAGAAAATCTTGGCTGCACTTTTTTGAAGCAAAACTGCTCACAGTCGCCCTCAGATGACCGTCTCTGTGACCTCACAGGTGGGTCTACACACTCTCGGATTtatcctctttccctccccatcTCCCAGGTCCCAGACCTACAGCACCAATGAGATCAATTTGCACCTGAGCCAGGAAGATGGTCAGACCATTGAGTGGATTTTCATTGACCCTGAGGCCTTCACAGGTAACCTCCACCCAGGGCCCTTGCTGGACCTGGCTGTGAGGGCAGGGCCAGACCAAGATCTTGGCCCCTCCCATGTAACTCAGATGAAAACTACTGTCAACCataaaatatgttcttttaaGGGCCCAACAAAGTTCTGATTTTCCTCATGATAATTACTCCagttttgggggagggggatCAAGACTTCCCCGCTGCGTCTCTCCCTCCATGGTGCTCCTTCGGGCATATGTCGGCCGCCCTGCAGCTGGGTCATGTGGGCTGCAGGGATATGCCCTGCCCACGCTCCCTGTGCCCACCCTGGCGTGCTGCCCACAGAGAATGGGGAGTGGGCCATCCGGCACCGGCCGGCCAAGATGCTGCTGGACGAGGTGGCAGTGCCGGCCGAGGAGGCGGGCCACCAGAAGGTGGTCTTCTACCTGCTCATCCAGCGCAAGCCCCTATTCTACGTCATCAACATCATCGCGCCCTGCGTGCTCATCTCTTCCGTTGCCATCCTCATCTACTTCCTTCCTGCCAAGGGTACCTGGAGactgtgggaggggagccatgGCCCCAGCCGGCAGCACAGGGGGTAGCTGGGAGGGCACAGGGTGGCACCATCACCCAGGACCAGGGACACTGGGCTCCTTGGGGGGCAGGGAGTAAGTCCCACAGCGGGGAGGCTGAGACCTGCTCTGATGGCCTCTCGGTCACGTGCAGCCGGTGGCCAGAAGTGTACCGTTGCCATCAACGTGCTCCTGGCCCAGACCGTCTTCCTCTTCCTCGTGGCCAAGAAGGTGCCCGAGACCTCCCAGGCGGTGCCCCTCATCAGCAAGTAAGGCCGGCCCTCACGCCTGCCGCccgtctcctcctctcccttctcggGAACTCCAGGCACTGCCCTCCTGCCGCTCCCACCTCCACCATCCTCAACGCCAGTCCCTCACCCCAAGGGATCTG includes the following:
- the CHRNG gene encoding acetylcholine receptor subunit gamma; its protein translation is MHRGQGPLLLLPLLAVCLGAEGRNQEERLLEDLMHNYNPHLRPAERDSDVVNVSLKLTLTNLISLNEREEALTTNVWIEMQWCDYRLRWDPQDYEGLWVLRVPSTMVWQPDIVLENNVDGVFEVALYCNVLVSPDGCVYWLPPAIFRSSCPVSVTYFPFDWQNCSLVFQSQTYSTNEINLHLSQEDGQTIEWIFIDPEAFTENGEWAIRHRPAKMLLDEVAVPAEEAGHQKVVFYLLIQRKPLFYVINIIAPCVLISSVAILIYFLPAKAGGQKCTVAINVLLAQTVFLFLVAKKVPETSQAVPLISKYLTFLLVVTILIVVNAVVVLNVSLRSPHTHSMAHRVRKVFLQLLPQLLRMHVRPLAPAAVQDARPRLQNGPSSGWTVTAGEEAALCLPRSELLFRQRQRNGLVRAALEKLEKGPEPGQSQEWCGSLKQAAPAIQACVEACNLIARARRQQSHFDSGNEEWFLVGRVLDRVCFLAMLSLFVCGTTGIFLMAHYNQVPALPFPGDPRSYLPSPHD